TGTATGCCCGTGCGACTTGCAGCGAGGATGCTTCAACGATTGCAGCAGGAACTTTGACCGTCCAACTATTTCCCAATCCACAAACGCCTATTATTGAACGTATTGACAACGAATGTACTTACCAAATTTTGCCCGCTTGCCTCAATGACCTACTTTCAGAAACGACTTTCAACTTACCGCCTGACACCGAATCGGGTTTGAGAACGATTGAAGTAACATCAGATTTGGCTGAAAACACTTGTACTTCAATGAGTTTCGATGTACCTTTTGAAGCCTGTCCGATGTTGGTTTGTTCCCAAACGATTCTGCAAAACATGGTGGCAACGGAAAGTTTTTGTGAAAGTGGTTTTCCAGATTTGACGGCTGCCGAAAGTGAATTGCAATTCAGTGGTGATGGAAGCGTTTTTTCAATAGAATGGTTTGAAGACCAAAGTTTTACGCTTCCTTATGGAGGCGAATTGTTGACACATTCGATGGATGATGTTTGTCAATTGGAAACCAAAATTTTGTATGCCCGTGCGACTTGCAGCGAGGATGCTTCAACGATTGCAGCAGGAACTTTGACCATTCAGCTTTTCCCAAATCCGCAAATGCCCACCATTGAACGAATTGACAACGAATGTACTTACCAAATTTTGCCTGCTTGCCTCAATGACCTACTTTCAGAAACGACTTTCAACTTACCGCCTGACACCGAATCGGGTTTGAGAACGATTGAAGTGACATCGGGAATTGAGAACAATGTTTGTGGTTTACAGTCTTTTGAAGTGACTTATGATGCTTGTCCACCAGCATTTTGCAATTTAGAAGTAGTGTCGGCCATACCCTCTATGTGCGACTCAACGACCAATACCTATAGTTTGGAAGTTGTGGTGACGTATGGCACACTTCCCAATGCGCCGATTGCCGTTTTTGCAGGTACTTTTGGTACAGGTGGCGGAACAATTGACGGCAGTGGTGAACAAGTTTTTGTGTTGGAGGATTTGCCAGCCAATGGTGAAATGAATGTAACTGTAGTGGCAGGTTTGGTTATCAACAGTCTATGTGAAGATACGCTCTTCAATGCCTACAATGCGCCGATTTCGTGCAAAACAGATTTGTGTGAGATACTCAATATTGGAGAAATGCCCTCTGAAAATCAATTTGTTTGTTCGGGTGATCTACTGCAAATCAATCATTTGAACACAATGCTTCCTGATGGAATGGCATTGGCTTATATTCTGCACTCTACGCCCAACAATGCAATTACCAATCCACTGTATTTCAGCAATGTACCAACATTTGACTTTGCGGCAATACCTGAATTAATGACGGGAATTTCGTATTATGTGACGGCTGTTGGAGGTTTTGATATGGACGAAAACGGTTTTCCCGAACTCGAAAACAATGAATGTTTGAAACTGTCCAATCCTACGCCTGTGGTTTTTTTGAATAAAATCGGCATTGATTTTGAGGTCTTTACCGATGAAACCAATCAGACGTTTGACTTAAATGTGACGGTTAGCGGCGGTTTGCCTGACTTCAATGCCAGCAATTACCAAATTTCCCTTTCCAATGGCGTTGAAACTGTGGTCAATGCACCTTTCCAGATGGTGGTTTTGGAGGATATGCCACTGATGGAAGAATTGCTAAGTATCTCGGTAACTGACAATGCAGACTGTTCTGCAACAGAGGAAAACATTGCAGTTGGTGTGGAAATGCTTTCTTTTTTGGAAAATTTTGAAGTCGTATATTTACCCAATCATTTGCTGCAACTTCAATTTTGGACCACAGAAACTCAAATTTTGGATGTATTCTGTTACGATATGATAGGGCGGCCTTTGCAGCGAAAACGGGTGTCATTGCAGCAAGGTTTTCAGACTTTCGATTGGTCTTTGGTAGATTTACCCGATGGTGTTTACCTATTGCAACTGAACAACGGTCGAGAATCGTTTGTAAAAAAGATAGTTAGGTATTGATTCGTCTTTTTTTGTAACTTTATTTTTTGTTTTCACTTCAATTTTCATCTTCACTTCAATGGCAGTTTCAACACAACTTTTTGACCTTATTCAATCCATGGACAAGTCCGAAAAACGCTATTTTAAGCTGCATTGTTCCAAATATAAAATAGAGGATAATCAGTACCAAAAAGTATTTGATGCCATTGACAGCCAAAGTAGTTATGATGAAAATGACTTGAAGGTGAAGTTCAAGAAAGAGAAATTTGTGAAGCAGTTTCACGTCATCAAAAACTACTTGTACAATTTGGTTTTGGATAGTTTGTGGGCTTTTCATTCGGGCAAAAATATCAACCAACAAATCAGTGAGTTGATTGACAAAAGTGAAATATTGAGTGAAAAAGGGTTGTTCCTTCAATCGCTCAAATTACTGCAAAAAGCGGCTACTTTTGCCGAAGAAAAGGAAACCTTTGAACATTGTTTGCTCATATACAAACGCCTTAAACTATTGTATATCAGAAAAATAGATGTGGATAATTTTGAAAAACGCATTGATGAATACATCGAAAAAGAACAATGGGCTTTGCAGCAATTGAGCAACCTGATGCATTATGAATGGCTTTCTAATAAAACTTTTCAACTCTACCACCGCACCCACGTTGCCCGCAATCTGAACGATGAAGAAGCCTACCGAGTACTCTTGGCTGACCCTCTACTGCAAAACAGTGCCGATGCCACTTCCAGCTTTGCGAAAATGCACTTTTTCAACATCAAAGCTTTGTGCCACGAAACCATTGGTGATTTGAAGCGCAGTTGTGAAAGCCGTCAAGAATTGGTGGAACTTTTTGAAGCCAACAAAGATTTGATACAGCGAAGTTTTGTGAATTACTTGGTGTCACTCAACAACTTACTCCACAACTACAATGAATTGAGAGATTACCCCAATTTTTACAAGGTACTGGACAAAATCAAAAACGTGGCGTATGCAATGGATAGAAAACTGACACAAGTAGAAGAATTACTGGTCTTTCGTTCTTCTACTGCAATGGTTTTCAATGCGCTGGTGAAAAATGGGCGTTTTGAAGAAGCAGCGGCAATGATTCCAGACATTGAAGCGGGTTTCGAGAAATTTGGCAACAAACTGAATGAGGCTTTCCGCTATCCTTTTTACTACTTTTTTGCTTACACCCATTTTGCCTTACAGAACTACCCGCAATGTCTTGTGTATTTGGAACATTTCATCCACAACAACGACCTGACTTTCAACCGTGAACTTTTTCGTTTTGGGCGCATATTGTACTTGATTACACACTATGAATCAGAGAATTGGGAATTATTGCCCTCTATTATTCGCTCTACACAGCGGTATTTATCGCAGTTGCAAAAACCTTATGCTTCTGAAAAACTCTTACTTAATTTTTTCAAAAAAGTACCTTATGCCGATGACAATGCAGCCTTTTTAGATTTACAGAAAAAAATGAATAAATTGATGAATGACCCTCATTTTCAGACAGAATTGGAGCATTTTGATTATTTGGCTTGGGTACAGTCAAAAATTGAAGGAAAAGGATTTATAGAAGCATATAGCACCAAATTGCAGTTAAGCGACTATCCAAAAAATATTTAGTGACTCCAATAAAGTTAAGTTCCTCAATGGCATAAAGACTTTTGGTTCTGTGACAATTTTTGTGGAAGCAATAAAGACTTCGGAAGTTTCATTTTATAAGAAGTTACTTTTTAGCGAAATAGTTTTTTGATTTTGTGAGCGGCAAACTTCCGAAGTCTCAAATCACAGATTTTGTCAAAGAACCAGACAATCCTAACCACACCCTTTTGTGGTTTGAATGCGTTTAAAAGGAAGATGCAAGATGAAATCTATTTGTGGATAATTTTAAACACAACAAAATTTTGAATATCAGACCTTTATTTTACATTCTTTGGCTTCTTTGCAGTTTGGCTGCAACGAGCCTAATGGCGCAAAATCCCAATCAGAAATTGCAGTCAAAGCCGCCCAAATCGGCTTCAAATACGGCTGCCAAGCCTCAAACAGATACGACTTATATCGAAATCATCCATGCCGATCAATTTGAGCAGACTACCATTAAGAATCAGCCTGTTCGGAAATTGACAGGCAATGTCCAATTGCAGCAAAAGGCAGATGAAATGATCCTTTGGTGCGATAGTGCTTACTACTATATGGACAAAGAAATTGTGGAGGCTCAAAATAAGGTGCATTTCAAACAGGGTGATTCCTTGGATATTTACTCTGATTTTTTGTTTTTTGACGACAACAAAAAAATAGCCCGTTTGGAAGGTAATGTGCATCTAAAAGACCCTAAATCTGACATTTACTCCGATTTTTTGTTTTACGACCTCAAAACGAAAAAGGCGATTCTAAACGACAATGTGCATTTGAAGGATGCAAAGAGCGATGTGTATGCCGATTCTTTGGAGTATTTTGTGAACACCAAAATGTCGTATTTGTATAAGGATGTGCGGATTGAAGACAGCAAGGTGAAGGTGAAAGCCGATAAAGTGGAGTATTCGGTCAATACCCGTCAATCGGTGTTGATAGGGAATGTACAGTTGAACGATGGCACGATGAAACTGAGCGCAGATAGGATGGACTACGATATGAACAGCGAAGAGGGAACATATAGCGGCAATGGCAAACTGCTGAATGGGGAAACAACACTGACTAGCCAAAAGGGACGGTATTATGGGCGCAAAGACCAGGTGATTTTTGAGCAAGATGTGCACCTCGTTTCCCCCAATTACGACATCACTACCAGTCAGTTGGATTACAATATCCAAACGGAATCAGCCAAATTTAACCGAGCCACGACCATCAAACAAAAGGATGGTGTGATTGAAACCGATTCGGGTGAATACAATGCCAAAAAAGACCAATTGCAACTGTTTAGCCGTTCAACGATTGTGAGCGACAACAACGAAATCACCGCAGACGATTTTTTCTACGACAAAAAAACGGGCATCGGAAATGCCAAAGGAAATGTCTATTGGATAGACACGGCTCGAAACCTAACCATCAACAGCGATTTTGCCAATTTTTATGACAAGGATGAAAAAGTATTGGCTTACAACAATGTGCTGCTTTCCAATGTGGTAGAGGAAGATACCCTCTACATCACCGCCGATACTTTGACGACTTTCAAACAAATCAGAACCATCGCTGCAACGGATTCTACGGCTGCAAAAAGCGATACGGCGCAAGTATTGTTTGCCTACCACCATGTCAAAATCCTGAAAAGCGATCTGCAAGGGGTCTGCGATTCTTTGACCTATTCGCTGCGTGATTCTGTTTTTCGGATGTTTCAAAAACCTGTGTTATGGGTAGATGAATTTCAGTTGAGCGCAGATACCATTCGCCTGACCACCCAAAACAACAAACCCCATACGATTGACCTCCTCAAATCGGCTTTTATCGGCAATCGGCTGCAAGACAACATTTTCAATCAAATTGCAGGGCGCAATATTTACGGCTTCTTCAAAGACAGCAACTTAGAACTATTGAAGGCGGAGGGCAATGCCGAAAGTATTTATTTTGGTCAGAACGAAAAAGAGGAATTTTTGGGTATCAACCAAGCGACTGCCAGCAAAATCTGGATATTTTTTGAAGAGAAAAGCATCAACCGCATCAAATTTATCGGTCAGTCGGACGCTACTTTCACCCCGATTCAACGAGCGAATTTGTCGGAGTTTATCCTTTCTGGTTTTGTGTGGTATGGTGAAAGACGGCCACAAGTATTGGGGGATTTGGTGGTATTGGGTGCGGCGGTTGAGGGTGAAAATTGACACCAAGTTTTCGTTCCAGCAAGCAAGTGAAACTTTGTCTTAGAGGGATGTATGGGTTTAGGGTGTTATTGGTTGGCGACACCTAACGAATCAACAGCCAAAACTTAGCTAAAAAATACATTTTTGGCTGCAAGTATTGCATCTATCAGCCAAAACTTGTATTTTTATATCAAATTTGGCTGATGATGGATACTTCAATTATAGGAAGACAAAAAGAGATACAAAAGTTAGACAGAGTTCTTCAAAGCAAAAAGTCTGAATTTTTGGCTGTATATGGTCGGCGAAGAGTTGGCAAAACCTTTCTGATTCGGGAATACTTCAATTATACTTTCGATTTTCAGATTTCGGGTTTAGGCAATGCGAATACTCAACAACAACTTTTCAATTTGATGATGTATTACGCAAACAATCCCACCTCGTTTACGAAAAGGCTTCTGAAAATTGGTTGGTTGCTTTCCAACAATGTAGCATGGAGAGGAAAAACAAGCCAAAAGTCTGCTCAAATTGATTTGTTGATTGACCGTTGTAATCAAGTTATCAACCTTTGTGAATGTAAGTTTTCTTTGGATTCCTTTTCGATAGATAAGGGCTATGCCGAAAAACTACGCTCGAAAATAGCGACCTTCAAAACCGCTACCAAAACCAAAAAATCGGTATTTCTTACCATGATTACCACTTATGGGGTAGAGAAAAACAAATACGCCAATCTGCTGGTAAGAAATGAGGTAACGATGGATGATTTGTTTTCTTAAGCCGCTTCAAACATCGCCAAACCCCATCGGGTGTCGCCAAGTTTTCCACTACTTTGATTGCCTCTAAAATCAAGTAAATCTTGCCAAAGTTTTCGCTACAAACGAAGGTTCGCTCAACGTCCGAAGGACTTGGCGACACCGACTAAACAAAACTATACAAGCTTCCTTTTTATTAAACCTTCATGTTCAAGGCAGTCCCCCCTCCATACCATACAAGCATTTCCTTTCCATCTAACAGTTTTCCGAGTTCTCGGAACAAGCTTTGTTCAAACATCCGCTTAGCATCTTGCTTGCAAAGACCACTCCATTCCACTTTCTCTTTCTATCGCTCCGCTCTTTTCTTTAGCTCAAAAGTAGGATGGATGAACCGCTATAAACTATAGGCAAGGCGGAAGCCGTTGGCGTAGTGCCTGCGGTGCGGGGAGCTGGAGTACCGAGAGGCAACACGACAACCCTCCGAAAAGTCGTTCCAGCTACCGCCCCGCAAAACGCGAGTCGAGCTATTTTTTAATCCAAAGTAATTTGCAATCAAAGTATTTTCTGGGTAATCCCCATACCAATCAAAACACCATTCCCAAACATTGCCACTCATATCGTACAAGCCTTTTCCATTCGGTTTTTTACTTCCCACAGGGTGTGTCCTACTTTCGCTATTCTCCCCATACCAAGCGACTTCTTCAATCGTATTACTTCCCGAATATTCAAACAGCTCCATCAATTCTCCTCCTTTTGCTGCATATTCCCATTCCGCTTCCGTTGGCAGACGATAACCCTTTTTAGTCTTGATATCCATTTCCACAATCCATTTTATTTCATCATAGCCATTTCCATTATTCGGGTCTTCGTTCTCTTTGTCTATCTTATAGGCTTTGGCATTTCCTTTTTGTTCACTCAACCAATTGCAATACTGAACTGCATCGTACCAATTCACTTTCGCCACAGGATGCAAACCAATACTATCTTTGGCAGTAGCCCCTTCCATATAGGCATATTTTCCATCTATTTTCCACTTATCACCATACGCTACTTGACAATACAAAGCAAACTGAAACACCGTAGTTTCTGTTTCTGCCATTTTAAAATCACTCAATTCCACCCTAAAATTTTGTCCTTGTTCCATTTCTACAATTCCTCCCTCTACCTTAATCATGTTTGGATAATAGCGGTTTTGCAGTTCGCCATACCTTTTTTCATCCAAAGCTTTTAAGCTCGCCTGTAAGTGCTGCCTTTCCTTACCTTCTTGATTTGCTTTTTGCAGAAAACCCTTTGCTGTTGAATTGGGCAGATGCTCCAAAGCAGTTTTCAGAATTTCCTTTGCTTTATCATATTGATGTGTTTCTACATACCAAAACGCAGGTTCCATATAGTTTTTTAAAATAGTGGAATCCAAGGTTTCTACCCGCAAGCCAGCTGCCACCTCAATTTTCACTAAAGCCTTTTCATACTCCAACTCCAAAATATATGCCTCTGCTTCATCTAAATTAGTTCGAGCAATCATTTCATTTTTATCCACATCTGCCAAAGCTGCTTTTGCTTTTTGCTCATTGGCAACTGCTTCTTTTCTCGCCTTATCTGCCTCCCAATATTGCCACCCCGCAAACACCAATGCCAAGAAAGCCGCTCCCAACAAAAATCTTAATCTTCTGCTTTGATTTCGTGCTGCTTGCAGTTCACGTTCTTGTTCTTTCTTCAAAAACACCTCACTCTCCCGTATTTTCCCCTCCAAAGCACTCGGATAATCTTTATACGCTTGATAGGGACGAATAAAATCCAATTCGTCTTGACTAAAATAACCTTGTCGCTCGGCATACACCGCATAGACCTCCCCCGCTTTTTGGCGCATCTGCATTTCTTCCGTCAGGTTCTGCCCAACCGCCAAAGCCAACAAATCGTGACTGATTTCGTATTGCGTCTGTTCCCCCGCTTTTTGGGAGCGTATCAGCCGACGTTTTTCCAAATCTTGCAGCAGATTGGAGAGTTTAGGTGGAATTGCCACCTTTTTGCTTTGCAGGTCGTTTTCAATCGCCTCTTGACTGATTTGCAGTTTGGTGTGTCGTTCCGAAATCATTGCCGCCAAAATCTCCAATGCCGTATTTTCGCCATAAGCAGAAGCGTTGAGGGCTTGCAGTTGTTTTTTCAAAAAACTGTTCAATACACCCTCCAAATCATCTTCTTCCGTCACCAAATCGGGCTGCAAAAGAGGCAGTTTGTCGGCAGGTGTTTGTTGTTGTTTGGCTCTGTCCCATAGCTCACTCAAAAACACCTGAACATGGGTCAGTTCTATCTCCTTTTTTTGGTCGGGCAGTTTGTCGAGTATGGCATTCGCCAAAGCAGCACTATCTTGAACGGCATAAAAATCTTCGTATTCCTCCGCCTCCAACATCTCGTAAATCACGCCTCTCACCTTTTCTTTTCGCATCTTCTCCAAGCGGAAACGGTGCTTGAAAATGCTCGGACACAGGGCTTCAAATTCCGACAAATGCCCAATAAATTCCTCTCGCATGATGAGCAGGATGCGGCAAGGTACTTTGTAGCGTATGAGTTCGTTGAGGCGGGTGAAAAATTCCTTTTTTTCGGCATCGCTGCCCAAAATGAGCAGTTCCTCGAATTGGTCGAACAGCAAATAAACAGGCTGGAAACGCTCGTCAAACAATTGCTCTACCAATCCGCCAAAACTCACCTCTGTATCTTCTGGCAGTCGAGTTTGTGGGTTGAAGGCGATTTTTTCCTCCAAAACCTCATTGATGCGGGCAAATACAGAAGCATTGATGTTGTCGCCCCGCCGAATACTCAGCGCAAACCAATCGGCATCCGAAAATTGGTTCCGCAAACCACATTCTATCAAACTCGTTTTGCCCGCCCCCGAAGGGCCATACACCAACAAGTGTTTGACCCCACTCAAAGCGTCGTACAAATCGTTGGTTTCCTTTTCCCTGCCGAAAAAGATGTCTTTGTCGGCTTTTTGGTAGGCGTCTAAGAATTTGAAGGGGGAATGTTGTTTCATGTTTAAATTTCATTGTAATTCCCAAATTTATTGGGGAGGTTCTGACAACCAAATCATAACAACCAACCAATTAAAATTGGCGGTTACGGCAAGTCCGTTAGGACTTCAATATTTGTAGCCAAATAAAGCAAGTAATTACAGAACTCCGTTAGGAGTTCAACACAAATCCACTAAGCAGAGACTACTGATGTTCAACTCCTACGGAGTTGTGATAATTCTTATACTGACTTTCTACAAATATTGTACTCCTAACGGAGTAATTTCACTTTATTCTGTATCTTCGAATCAATTCCACAATACAAATAAGTCATTGAAAACCAATTCATATTAAAAACTTATTTTGTATTTTGTTCTACCCTATACGTAGCCCACGAATTAATTCGTGGGCTACGTATAGCAAAGCGGTCTTTCTCGCTTCCTAACTAAAAGGCACTAACACCTGCTCCATCTGCTCAAACAACTCGTCCAACTTAGGTTGGTTGTTGTTTTGCACTTTTACCTTCAAGGTTTTATTGGAGGTGCTTTCTTTTTGAGTACCATAGACCAATTCATTTTTGTATTGGGCAAAATAATAGCGGCGTTTCTCATTGCCGATATAGTAATAAATCTCAGGCGTTTGGGTTTCTTTTTCTGCAAACACGCTTTGGTCAATGATTAAGGGCGACAAAGACAGGTAATTGGCGTTGTCGTTGATGCTGTTGAGGGAGTTGGTGATGTTTCTGCCTTTGAAGAGCAAGACACTTTTGTTGTAGGTGAAAAAGTCTTGGATGGAATGGGACAAAAAATCACCCTGTTCGCCATACACTTCGCTGTACATTCCATGCAGTTCACCGTACAAATGCACAAAATTTTTGGCAGAACCCAAGCGGTAATTGAGGTTGATGTCTTTGATGGACACCAAGCGGTATTTCGCCAAAAAAGCAATGTTTCGCAGCCAAAACACCAAAGCGGTGAGGTATTCATTCAGCAGTTGGTCGAAATGTTCGTCTTCGGGAATCGCACCTTTCAGCAGCTTGTGGCGGTTTTTTTCGAGGAACAAAGCTGCTCCATACAAGTCGCTTTCGGTATCGCTCAGTTCGGCTACAAAGTCGGGCATTTCTTCCATGAAATTGCCTTTTTTTGCCAGCAAGTTGTTCAGGCTAATCAAAAAGTTGAGCCAATCGAAGGAAATAAAATCCGTTTCACTCATTTTGAAGAAATCTGCAATCACAGGTTCAACTACTTGCTGTCCATTGACCAATATTTGCGCCAATTGTATGTAAGACAAGTAGCGCACACTGCTCTGAAAAGCTTCTGCCATAAAGGACAAGCGGCGAAGATTGCGTTCTTTGCCGACAGGCGTATTCATCTTCTGCAAAAAGGTTTCTATCAACCAACCGTAGTGCTGAAAAATAGCTGAATGTCTGTCTGTTACCGAAACGCCATGCCGCAAAAATTCCCGATTCAAACTTTTTACCCAAATTGTATCGTTGGTAATGAGGTCTTCGGCTAATTCGGTTGGGAGTTTTTTGCTGTGTGAAACTTGGTCGATTAAAAAGCTAAAATTGGCTTCGCCTATACTCCCGATATTGTAGATTTTATCGGCAGTTTGGAAAGATTGGCTTTGCTGACTTTTCATCAAGTCCACCAAATCGTCCAATCTTTTCGCCAATTCTTGTATTTGACCGTTTACATTGACGGTAATTGTGCTGTCACTGACACCTTGAATAACGATGTTGGCATTGCCTTGTATTTTAGTCATGGGTTCTTATTTTTAGACTACAAAAGTTTTGAAAACTTTTGTAGTCTGCTGCCTAACTTTGAAAACTTTTGTAGTCTGCTGCCTAACAGCGTATAAGTTTACGAAAAATCGGCTTTGTCAATTTTTTCGATGTTGTAAATCTTTTCAGCCGTTTGGTGAATGGTTTTGCTCCCTGCTGCTTCATTGGGAGCGGGGTTCTCGTTTTCTTCCTCTTTGGAGAAAATTTCTTCAAAAGCACTGACATTGCCACTTTTGTAGTCGCTTAGGTTTTCGACAACGCTACGGATTTGGGAAGTGATGTGTTGGTAAGCTTCATCTTGATTGTCCCATGAAGTGACAGCTTTGCCATTGGAGGGCAGAGCAGCGTATTTTTCTACACCCAAGCCTTTGTAATCTACCGAACGCAATAGAATAGGTATCACAACGACCTCTTTCTTTTCGGCTCGATGTAGGGCTTTTTGTAGTTGCTCATCGTGTAGGTAATCATCTGCAAGGGCATCCGCACTCATCAACAACAAAATGATGTCGGCTGCTGCTAAATGTTGTTGAATACTTTCGTTCCAATTTTCGCCTGCATGTATTTTTCCTGCATCAAAAGAGGTAATGATGCCTTGCCTTTGCAAAGCAGACAAATGTTTCTCCAATGCTTTTTTATGGACTTCATCTTGGGCAGCATAAGAGATAAATATCTGGGTGGGGTGATTGTGT
The Chitinophagales bacterium genome window above contains:
- a CDS encoding OstA-like protein; translated protein: MNIRPLFYILWLLCSLAATSLMAQNPNQKLQSKPPKSASNTAAKPQTDTTYIEIIHADQFEQTTIKNQPVRKLTGNVQLQQKADEMILWCDSAYYYMDKEIVEAQNKVHFKQGDSLDIYSDFLFFDDNKKIARLEGNVHLKDPKSDIYSDFLFYDLKTKKAILNDNVHLKDAKSDVYADSLEYFVNTKMSYLYKDVRIEDSKVKVKADKVEYSVNTRQSVLIGNVQLNDGTMKLSADRMDYDMNSEEGTYSGNGKLLNGETTLTSQKGRYYGRKDQVIFEQDVHLVSPNYDITTSQLDYNIQTESAKFNRATTIKQKDGVIETDSGEYNAKKDQLQLFSRSTIVSDNNEITADDFFYDKKTGIGNAKGNVYWIDTARNLTINSDFANFYDKDEKVLAYNNVLLSNVVEEDTLYITADTLTTFKQIRTIAATDSTAAKSDTAQVLFAYHHVKILKSDLQGVCDSLTYSLRDSVFRMFQKPVLWVDEFQLSADTIRLTTQNNKPHTIDLLKSAFIGNRLQDNIFNQIAGRNIYGFFKDSNLELLKAEGNAESIYFGQNEKEEFLGINQATASKIWIFFEEKSINRIKFIGQSDATFTPIQRANLSEFILSGFVWYGERRPQVLGDLVVLGAAVEGEN
- a CDS encoding SUMF1/EgtB/PvdO family nonheme iron enzyme; this encodes MKQHSPFKFLDAYQKADKDIFFGREKETNDLYDALSGVKHLLVYGPSGAGKTSLIECGLRNQFSDADWFALSIRRGDNINASVFARINEVLEEKIAFNPQTRLPEDTEVSFGGLVEQLFDERFQPVYLLFDQFEELLILGSDAEKKEFFTRLNELIRYKVPCRILLIMREEFIGHLSEFEALCPSIFKHRFRLEKMRKEKVRGVIYEMLEAEEYEDFYAVQDSAALANAILDKLPDQKKEIELTHVQVFLSELWDRAKQQQTPADKLPLLQPDLVTEEDDLEGVLNSFLKKQLQALNASAYGENTALEILAAMISERHTKLQISQEAIENDLQSKKVAIPPKLSNLLQDLEKRRLIRSQKAGEQTQYEISHDLLALAVGQNLTEEMQMRQKAGEVYAVYAERQGYFSQDELDFIRPYQAYKDYPSALEGKIRESEVFLKKEQERELQAARNQSRRLRFLLGAAFLALVFAGWQYWEADKARKEAVANEQKAKAALADVDKNEMIARTNLDEAEAYILELEYEKALVKIEVAAGLRVETLDSTILKNYMEPAFWYVETHQYDKAKEILKTALEHLPNSTAKGFLQKANQEGKERQHLQASLKALDEKRYGELQNRYYPNMIKVEGGIVEMEQGQNFRVELSDFKMAETETTVFQFALYCQVAYGDKWKIDGKYAYMEGATAKDSIGLHPVAKVNWYDAVQYCNWLSEQKGNAKAYKIDKENEDPNNGNGYDEIKWIVEMDIKTKKGYRLPTEAEWEYAAKGGELMELFEYSGSNTIEEVAWYGENSESRTHPVGSKKPNGKGLYDMSGNVWEWCFDWYGDYPENTLIANYFGLKNSSTRVLRGGSWNDFSEGCRVASRYSSSPHRRHYANGFRLAYSL
- a CDS encoding toll/interleukin-1 receptor domain-containing protein, giving the protein METHNHPTQIFISYAAQDEVHKKALEKHLSALQRQGIITSFDAGKIHAGENWNESIQQHLAAADIILLLMSADALADDYLHDEQLQKALHRAEKKEVVVIPILLRSVDYKGLGVEKYAALPSNGKAVTSWDNQDEAYQHITSQIRSVVENLSDYKSGNVSAFEEIFSKEEENENPAPNEAAGSKTIHQTAEKIYNIEKIDKADFS